Below is a genomic region from Ostrea edulis chromosome 10, xbOstEdul1.1, whole genome shotgun sequence.
atacatgtatatgtactccTAATTATAGACATATGTTTGtacaaacttccgccagagttcgtttgcacGCAACCCAAATGCGGAGAAGCAGAGAATTATGGGTAGTGTGCATAAAAACATTACTTCCTGTGACGAGCGTTGCTAAATTGTGGTGATGTTTCTATTCAAAAATGGATGAATTTGACTCTATAACATCTGCTGTTCACAAACAATAAaggacatatatatatatatatatatatatatatatatatatatatatatattaaattctctTGACAATTGTTAATGAAACATTGTCGATTTCAATAAACATGAGAAGTACTTATGCATGCGCAAGCTGACCCGTGTTACCCTGTCAGGTTCCAATCTATAAATAAAGTTACGTCATCTATCTCCAGGTACAATCGATCGCTTCGGTCATATCCGTCAGGTCAAGAAATGAAAACTCCACCCTCGTTTTTTCTCGACTTGACGGACAAGGCCGAGCGATGATTCGATTGGCTCCGGTGAACATCCGGTTTAACTTCGCTTGTAGGTTccacacaaacaacaaaaccCGCAGTTCATGATAGTTAGTAATAATTTCAGAATAATAATTATGGGGTATTGTTCGCACAAATACAACAGAAGACTGCATGAAAATTATCACAGatagtttatttaaaaaatatacccCAATGTGGTTcgtttatttcaaaaatataccCCAGTATGGTTCATAAGGTAAAAATCGAtttagaatatacatatattagtatGATACAATCATACGCATTCACATATCCATTGCATACAGCGAAATGAGATgagtaaaataaatatatggaCACCTACAAAAGAGTTCGACTAATTTCATATGTACACAATGAACACGTTGAAACATAAACCGGCAACACGTTACGGATTGTCTCCAATCTCGGTTTTGTAAATTACTTGTCATACCCATATCATCAGgtaaaatataagatatagcAATAGCAAATTAAAATACTATCAtaacatgtaaaaatcaatacaaCTATAAGAAATGGTTAACTAGGAAACCGCACAGCAGCAATGCTTTCTATTGAAAATGCCGGTATTAACGAACGTATACCACGCATGAAGCCGTGTCATGTCCCCTCCCTCCCCCTCCCACTACAAAAGTTTCAGAAACACACCACGAGTGAGTAAATTAGGTAGCACCAGTCTTGCTCCTCAATTTTTCCACAGGTCAGAGGTCACTCCAATGATATCTGCCTAGGGCTGACTAGAGAGGACTGACTGAATGATATTGTCTTGTTCATTTGTCATGGATATGTCATGCATCGATGTCTCCATCATTACTTTATACCTTATGTCTGCCAAATAATCTACCGCTCTAGGCGTTATAAGTACACATTCTACTGTCATCTTCCTAGTACATATAAatcaatggtacatgtatataccgagTCGAGTTTCATTTCAAAACCTCTTATTTATCGTAATTGTTCCCGGGACCGGCACCTCGCCGTACATATCCACCCCTACTCCTATTAAATCTGCCTCTCGCACCCCCGTCACTTGCCCCCCTGAGGTTTGGGGGCTGCTGCTCATATGAAGCATCCTCGTTAAACTTCGCGCCGCGATATCCGTAAGACCCTCTTCCTCTTTCACTGCTTGCGTTGCGGTTGTCAGGGGCACCATCGAGGCGGTCCGTTCTGGGCTTGGGGTCACTGATACTTCTTTGGTAATCATCACTGAGTTTTCTGTGATAATTACCGCTATGGGGACGCCCCCTACCGGTTCCTCTACTTCCGCTAGAAAATGGCCGTCTTTCTTGCATCCCGCGTTTGAATTGACCTCGATGCTGGCCTGCGGAGTTACTTCTTTCACTTTGAACTCTTTCGTTCCTTTTCCAGTCGTGATGATATCCTCTATCTGAACTTCCTCTGTAGTACTGGCCTCGTTCGAATGGCCTCTCATGAAAAGTTtgtctactttcactttggCCCCTTCCTCTATAATGCCCGACATTAGCGTGCCTACTTTCATCGTCTCTTCTCTGATATCGAGGCTGCAGTACCCCATCGCTATGGTGACGAGACCTGACAGCGCTGTGTGTCTGTTCGTTTATCCTACCCTTACAACTGCTACAAACAGACGCATACGTCTTTTCATTGCTTGCTTTGTGCTCACTAAACCCACTCTCAGCGCTATTCGCCTCAGTGCTGTTCGAAGAGTCCGACCCGGTCAGATTAAAACTCACTTTGGGCTCACCAAGTTCATCACGATTTGATTTCGTTGCTGTTACTGGAGTATTTTCACCCACGTAACCTTGAAGATTAAACTGCCAAGGGGACTGGTTTTGGTGAGGAGAGGCGGTCACAGAACCGTAACCTGACGACAAATGACCAGGACTTGTCTGTGATAAACCTGAGGTCAGTTTAGTAACACTTGGCTGAGCGGCATCTGAGAGATTAGCAGGGGAGGTCATAGAGTGATGCAAGTGTCTCGGGACTGAGTATAGAACCAGAGGGGTTCCGGGGATCGGCTTTACGCTGAGTGACGTTGTTGGTGATGGCCCTGAGGGTCTTCTTCCGGACACCACGCCCGACCAAACATCCGGAGCTAAAATAGAATGAGATTTccttaaggtggctcattacacctagattttatttaatggctcattAAAACTCCTCAAacgaagtatgatttcaccatcggaAAAGTGATTCAAGCTctcaaaataaaataaccaGATTTCAGGAATATTGTTGGTTTGAAACGAaccagagaaaaaaaaaaagtaccgatcccgatcaaaatttatagaaatgaccaaaataatcatattgctgataattttatgcattttacaCAGAGAAATGAGTTTGCTTtatacatttctttttaaatttgtaaaccattttacaacaagggaatgtagttttctgattgcAATGTTCTCTACACcactttataattccaattgGGCTTGGTTCAGAATTGAAACATCgcaaaatttattgattttggccatttcatttcaatttctttttcatcTATACAAGTATATTTGTCTGATATATAACTTTTTAACTGACATGTTTCTTGAAGTTTATAGTCATagatttagaaaaaatattaacaaataacatttttaactttcatgaatattttttagtttaaaaacttagaacatttatatcagtatttcaggcatgttttattagatataatttatatcgtgtatcaaatcaaaaagaagtttagattttaaaatccccaatttgcaaataaaacatCCTTTTTatcaatctggaaaaaaaaccccacatgcacacacacaaaatTAATATCAAATAATTGGGAGTCTGATGGTGAAATTCTACTTGATACACATTTTTTAACACGCCATTACCTAAAATGTCggtgtaatgagccaccttaaactTAATATCTCTTACACAATTAACAAAACTGCAAAAGAACTAGCATTTTGAGAAAATAGTGTTGCTAAATATCGTCATATTGCGAgatattaaaattattttataaataacGTCATATTgcgaaatattaaaataaatatcgTCCTATTGTgagatattaaaataaatatcgTCCTATTGCgagatattaaaataaatatcgTCCTATTGCGagatattgaaataaatatcgtcatattgtgatatattaaaataaatatcgTCATATTGCgagatattaaaataaatatcgTCATATTGCgagatatcaaaataaatatcgtcatattgtgatatattaaaataaatatcgtcatattgcaatatattaaaattcatTGCTGTACATTATTTACCTGGAGAAAAATGAATTGAATAAAATTGTGTTCAAAACTCATAAAATTGCAATATTTGTGATGTATGCATGATTAGATTGATTTTTAAGATAGACTGATGTTTTAAAGAAGTgacctgagagagagagagagagagagagagagagagagagagagagacaaaaAAACCCCATTGCAAGTTTGCAACACGATCATAATGTTTTTATATTTCGCATTTCTACTGTTAAATATCTCTAAATGAATTCTTATCATCAATATTAACACCTGcacctgaaaaaaaaatcttttaatgtaaaattttctGTGTATCAGTTAAACGCTACTAGCACGTGTCATGTTTACCCCGCGGATTTACATCACTagaatattgtttgaaataatgttCTGTTCCTAAATCTGCATTTCCGCGTTCTACTGCTGGGTCCACAGAGATTAAGCCCATAAATGATATCACAAGAGTTCGGGCAAAAAAAAccacgggcttagcccctgtggccGGGTCTACTACATGTGCGtttgtataaaatatgaagggtatacatgtattttgaaaacttttcaattaacatttcacaataaaaacattgtaacattaaaatataaaagatgtaGGTctgttgtgaccttgacttttggtCCCATGACACCAACATATATCGGTGTTTCCCTTTATAACAGCAGGtacgaaatatgaaagcttttttacactgtacatatattgAAGACAAATTGTGTCACAACGACTGACAAACGGACGTAAAATATGATTCTTACAGGACTTCCGGCCCAGAAAATCCGAGGCTCTCGGTTCTGACTAACAATTGGGACACGTCATTCACAACACGGGGAATATCAGCACCCGTGAATTtccattttaacaatttctccTTATCACAACAATGGCAATCGTAAAGCAAATACATTGCATTGTCAATTGCGAAATAAAGCTAGTAATCTTAGTgctgatttatttaatcacgtTCTTAGGGAAAATCCCAATTGTGATATGTGTCAAAATAGTTCTGAAACAACACTTCTTGATATTCATACCTAAATTACTCTTGTCAGTCATGCATTAAGTTGTAAATTATTATAGAATTTGAATGATATCGCTATAATCTATATCATATTACTGTTACCAAACAGTCTAATTGTTATTATTCATCTGTAATTATACAAACATGTAATCAAACATatctgtatgaccttgaccatgtACTTGTATGGAGAAGGCTTAGAGACACTGCCTGTGGTCTAATCcatttatgttttatacattttatcatgTATAAAACACTTCGTGCTCGGTCGATATATCTCTATGGATCGACCTCATGAAAGGGctatattgtataatattgtttaaatcaacAATTTCTCCTTACCCTTTGACGGGGGTATTTTCGGAACAGCCGTGTTTTGGAACTCCCTCTTCAGCCAATCGCCCTTTAACTGTGGCGTTGAGAAGTGAGCTTGTGGCGTTGAGAAGTGGGCTTGTGGCGTCGGGTAGTTAGGAGGTTTGGTGACCGCTGTGGGTGACGTGTCTGTCTGTTTGTGAGTGGTTTGGTGAAGGATCAGAGTAAGCACTTTTTGATGGGAGGTAGTTGCCTTGCCGTCCACGAGATGCGTGTACTTGATGGATTTGGGCTTTTTCACCGTCGACTGCAAACATCAAAGTTTAATGACCCTTTATAAGCAGCAAGCAGACTCTAACAAAAGAACTGAACTAAGATTAATTTGCAGAATAGAAGCTAATTTTGCCACTGTAGGACAAAGTCGTAATATTAAAACAGCACTGAATTAAAGGACATAAAAACATGCATATTACGACAAGAAACTAGAGGCATATTTCAAGCTCCATACAATATGACATTTGCATCAATTTGGTGTAATTTAATCGAATTTAATGTTCTGACGCCTTACTTCAAATCGAACTGTGCAATCCACAGTCATGTCGTCGACGATGCCAGTGCACCATTTCTCCATTATAAATGGCGGCTGTTAGGAAAGAGAAACACAACATGTAAAATGCAATCTATCATCTGTACaaaaacacacaaacaaaaacacaaacacaaacacaaacaaaaacacaaaccTGCACTGTACAACTGTACAACAGAACATGTAAAATGCAATCTATCATCTGTACaaaaacacacaaacaaaaacacaaaccTGCACTGTACAACAGAACATGTAAAATACAATCTATCATCTGTACaaaaacacacaaacaaaaacacacaaacaaaaaCCTGCACTGTACAACaaagaatattacatgctaTCTCTAGTGCGTCTTGTTCTTGCGCATGTACAATGTGATGAAAGTGAAAGTGAACAACCTCATCAGAAGCTTAACATGGACAAGAGAGAATTCTTCATACGACAGTTCTTTACTTTGTCTGTAATGTATACTGCCATTTCTTTGATGGGGAACATTCTTAAGATTATCgctaaatctctctctctctctctctctcctttctctctctctggtatatatttatctaaatcAGTAATACTGATAAGTGTTATCGTACCTTTCAGAAAAGTggttgtaaattgaaaaataaacggttatgacgtcacaattttcTTCTCCTTCCAAAACGATGACAACCTCATCAAAATGATGACAGATACCCAGGAATTGATGACGGACAAAGAATTCAGTACGGCGTGCTAATTACTTGAATAGGAGATAATCATCTTCCTCAGGAATTTAATACCTACATGAGATATGTGAAAGGTTCCATAAAAGACACTATCAAACACGACGTCCTTGATGAAGGTTAGAGGCTGGACATCATCATCCTCGTCATCATTGTCCAGCTCCATGTACATCTTCCATTTATGGTCCTAAAACAAAGTTATTCTGATACAGATCATCTCTAATAGATCTAGCTCcaacagtaaaacattttatctTTCACCTGTACTCCTATACCAAACTATTACAATCTACCATCGTCCCGTGGGGATTtgggttagaaaaggtcctcagtagcCCCTTgctaagaggcgactaaatggggcggtctttcggacgagaccacaaaaaccgaggccccgtgttacagcagatGTGACACGAGAAAGACCCCctccctctctgctcaatgactgtaagcgccgagcataggcctaaattttgtagccctacACCTGTAatggtgacgcctccatatgagtgaaattttttcgATATCTGTCATCTACATGTAGTAGATCAATTCCAAGCACATGTACATTTTTCTAGAACAAAGTTATCATCATTAAATATATATGCTGTTCTGTCTGCATATCCATTCGGTTAATGCTAATTTATCTATTTCTACATTTGTAACTTTTGAGAACTGACTCgaaataaatctaaaaaaaaaaaaataaaaaaaataaaaccccaACATATCGTTGACTAACTTAAAATGAAATGCATGATAAAAAGAAACCCACAGGTCGTACACCATAATTTGGAATATGCACTTTCGGAGAACATAAATCTTAAAACAAATGGACGATCTTAAAAACTAGGATGAACACTTGTTTCCTGATTAATAGctttaaaaaagataaaaattttgacatttgaggaatgatatgaatatttaatagACAGTGCCCCAAACGAGGGAAACTAGTAAACTACGGGGAAAAAACCCCCGATAAAACATGTCTTTAAAACATAAATTAGATTTCATATATCTACAGGACAGCCCAAAAACTCCTGTAGGAAGACGTCTAGTGATTAGTTTCTTT
It encodes:
- the LOC125666094 gene encoding mitogen-activated protein kinase kinase kinase 20-like, translating into MDPAISFCEIALDDLEFYERCGGGSFGSVYRAKWKSENVIVAVKKLLVLDKEAHVLSLLSHRNVIQFYGAVMEEPNYCLVTEFAEKGSLFDYLQNPDNPMGFQHILTWAREIAQGMNYLHNEAPVKIIHRDLKSKNVVISVQNVCKICDFGASRFMGSTTKMSLAGTFPWMAPEVIQSQPVSDSCDAWSYGVVLWELLTHEVPYRGIEGFQVAWLVVEKGERLTIPSTCPPCFAKLMRQCWNTDPKYRPNFKDILLTLHSMLSDDLLPDQTNSFLEHREVWRKEIQATLERLKRAESNLTTKEKELMEREIKLLEREKTLEQQFKTVHLDSYDVHSWSEIDVYQWIQQMQNGHSSDLAQYAGIFLQHNITGKRLMMLTLERIQDMGITSTGHSMELMTEIELLKAHNHRLLNFPPLSKTVDTGQPTSPAHRQITVTLIFGHHLRQGKSPEDHKWKMYMELDNDDEDDDVQPLTFIKDVVFDSVFYGTFHISHPPFIMEKWCTGIVDDMTVDCTVRFESTVKKPKSIKYTHLVDGKATTSHQKVLTLILHQTTHKQTDTSPTAVTKPPNYPTPQAHFSTPQAHFSTPQLKGDWLKREFQNTAVPKIPPSKAPDVWSGVVSGRRPSGPSPTTSLSVKPIPGTPLVLYSVPRHLHHSMTSPANLSDAAQPSVTKLTSGLSQTSPGHLSSGYGSVTASPHQNQSPWQFNLQGYVGENTPVTATKSNRDELGEPKVSFNLTGSDSSNSTEANSAESGFSEHKASNEKTYASVCSSCKGRINEQTHSAVRSRHHSDGVLQPRYQRRDDESRHANVGHYRGRGQSESRQTFHERPFERGQYYRGSSDRGYHHDWKRNERVQSERSNSAGQHRGQFKRGMQERRPFSSGSRGTGRGRPHSGNYHRKLSDDYQRSISDPKPRTDRLDGAPDNRNASSERGRGSYGYRGAKFNEDASYEQQPPNLRGASDGGARGRFNRSRGGYVRRGAGPGNNYDK